The DNA segment ACCCCGCAGCCTCGACGTGTCGCTGAATCGCATGAGAGATATCTGACAGCCGATTGCCGACGACTGCCTGTTCAATGCCGAGGTACAGCGCCTCTTCGGTCACCTTGATGAGCCTCGCCGCCTCCGGAGAGACGGTTCCGACGGCGAGCGTCATCGCGGCGTCGCCGTAGAACCCCCCAACGATGGCCCCCAAGTCGAGCCCGACAATGTCGCCTTCTTTCAACGGGCGTTTGGACGGAATGCCGTGCACGACCTGTTCATTCACGGATGCGCAAAGCGTCTTGGGATAGTTCCGGTAACCCTTAAAAGCCGGCCGGCCGCCCCGCGCTACGATGAACTCTTCCGCAAACCGGTCGAGCTGTTCGGTCGTGACCCCGGGGCGGACCTCCTTTTTCAGTGCTTCCAGGGTTTCAGCGACCAACTTCGACGCCTGCGCCATCACCTCGATCTCTTCAGGCGTCTTCAAGATAATCATGTCACCCCGAGCCCTGCGAGCAGCGCCGTCAACCGTTCATGAACCGACTCCACCGAACCCGATCCATCCAGATTCGACAAGAGCCGCTTCTGATCATAATACGCGATAAGCGGCGCCGTTTGCTCTTCATACACCTGCAGCCGGGCTTCGATCGTTTCCCTCCGGTCGTCGCTTCGCTGGATCAACTGCTCGCCGCATCGATCGCACACTCCGGGCTTTTTCGAAGGGGCGAAATCCACATGGAACACGGCCTGACACTGAGGACAACTCCGACGACCGCTCAAACGCTTCACGATCTCTTCGCGCGGCACCTCAAAATTGATCACGCGGTCGATTCGAGTTCCGCTGGCGTCAAGGATCCTAGCCAACTCTTCCGCTTGAGGCACCGTCCTGGGAAAGCCGTCCAGAAGGAATCCGTTCGCACAGCCCGGTTCCGCCAGCTTCTCGCGCACCATCCCGATCACGACCGCATCGGGAACCAGCTTGCCTTCGTCCATCGCGCTCTTTGCGGCGAGTCCCAGCGGCGTCTTGTTCTTGACCGCTTCCCGAAGCAGGTCCCCGGTCGAGATCTTCGGCCGATGGAACCGGGCCGCCACGCGATCTGCCTGCGTCCCTTTGCCCACTCCCGGAGCGCCGAGAAAGACCAGCCGCATGGCGCGCGTTCACCCGCTCCGCCCTCTGAGGCGCCCTTTGGCCAGGAATCCCTCATAGTTGCGCATGAGCATGTGGGACTCGATCTGTTGCGCGGTATCCAGTCCTACCCCGATCACAATGAGCAGCGATGTGCCGCCGAAGTAGAACGGCACGTTCAGCTTATAAATAAGGAATTCGGGAATCACGCAGACCGTCGCCAAATAGATCGATCCCGCGAACGTGATACGGGTCAGCACCTTGTAGATATAGTCCGAGG comes from the Nitrospirota bacterium genome and includes:
- a CDS encoding adenylate kinase, with the translated sequence MRLVFLGAPGVGKGTQADRVAARFHRPKISTGDLLREAVKNKTPLGLAAKSAMDEGKLVPDAVVIGMVREKLAEPGCANGFLLDGFPRTVPQAEELARILDASGTRIDRVINFEVPREEIVKRLSGRRSCPQCQAVFHVDFAPSKKPGVCDRCGEQLIQRSDDRRETIEARLQVYEEQTAPLIAYYDQKRLLSNLDGSGSVESVHERLTALLAGLGVT
- the map gene encoding type I methionyl aminopeptidase; this translates as MIILKTPEEIEVMAQASKLVAETLEALKKEVRPGVTTEQLDRFAEEFIVARGGRPAFKGYRNYPKTLCASVNEQVVHGIPSKRPLKEGDIVGLDLGAIVGGFYGDAAMTLAVGTVSPEAARLIKVTEEALYLGIEQAVVGNRLSDISHAIQRHVEAAGYSVVTDFVGHGIGRQLHEEPQVPNYGKPGQGPRLQYGMVLAIEPMVNMGGSAVRILEDQWTAVTKDGSLSAHFEHTIAVQPSGPARILTKL